In Wenyingzhuangia fucanilytica, the following are encoded in one genomic region:
- a CDS encoding DUF3360 family protein has translation MNHKNYKEKRKKSSEFKSRKEYLEHELSILNFRKWRINLPFRDYSIEIEDIAPGIAATIGKVVMVTAIVAALASQFGLSPEFVAENVRFELLIAGGFFVILFSAILNPNANLSGTHGPMLPLIPIIAAAGGHPLALGILIGVFGIALSITKGGSKLMNLTGIGVRGGLLIYLGAMGLLSQIDKLEGWAANAGQSTISFVIIGLIILIYAYLARIGKRWVAIPLCSTIAGLVAYFMGAHFEFTTAPGLPHMNPMWWWGETTGWQMGWPKIEHYIAVIPFAILAVVMWSPDFLGHRVFQEINYPKGSEKVLMDVDDTMSIASVRQIVGSFLGGGNIASSWGTYMIPAAIAKRPIPGGALITAILCVLASVFGYPMDLAMWEPVLRVALIVGVFLPLLEAGMQMVKKQKDSVSAGTCIFACAFVNPVFGWALAMLLDNMGLIGDRERAKGMSWKEKLVIPGVMFVVCVVSLALAGQLPGIPRLL, from the coding sequence ATGAATCATAAAAACTATAAGGAAAAAAGAAAGAAATCATCAGAATTTAAAAGTAGAAAAGAATATTTGGAGCATGAACTCTCTATATTAAATTTTAGAAAATGGCGAATAAACTTACCTTTTAGAGATTATTCCATTGAAATAGAAGATATAGCACCTGGAATTGCAGCAACTATAGGTAAAGTAGTGATGGTAACAGCCATTGTTGCTGCTTTAGCTTCACAGTTTGGTTTGTCTCCAGAGTTTGTGGCCGAAAATGTACGCTTTGAGTTGTTAATTGCAGGTGGTTTTTTTGTGATTTTATTTTCTGCTATTTTAAATCCTAATGCAAACTTATCTGGAACTCATGGGCCAATGCTTCCATTAATTCCCATTATAGCAGCTGCAGGTGGGCACCCATTGGCTTTGGGAATTTTAATTGGAGTTTTTGGTATTGCATTAAGTATAACCAAGGGAGGTTCTAAATTAATGAACTTGACTGGAATTGGGGTGAGAGGTGGATTACTTATTTATTTAGGAGCGATGGGGCTTTTAAGTCAGATTGATAAATTAGAAGGTTGGGCTGCTAATGCTGGGCAAAGCACTATATCTTTTGTAATTATAGGTCTGATTATTTTGATATATGCATATTTAGCAAGAATAGGAAAAAGATGGGTAGCAATTCCGTTGTGTTCAACCATAGCAGGATTAGTAGCCTATTTTATGGGAGCTCATTTTGAATTTACTACAGCTCCAGGTTTACCACATATGAACCCTATGTGGTGGTGGGGAGAAACTACAGGTTGGCAAATGGGATGGCCAAAAATAGAGCATTATATTGCTGTAATTCCTTTTGCAATTTTAGCGGTGGTTATGTGGTCTCCAGATTTTTTAGGTCATAGAGTTTTTCAGGAAATTAATTATCCTAAAGGATCAGAAAAGGTGTTGATGGACGTAGATGATACCATGTCAATAGCATCAGTAAGACAAATTGTAGGTTCTTTTTTAGGAGGAGGAAACATAGCTTCTTCTTGGGGAACTTACATGATTCCTGCAGCTATTGCCAAAAGACCAATTCCTGGGGGAGCTTTAATTACCGCAATACTATGTGTGTTGGCTTCTGTTTTTGGTTACCCTATGGATTTAGCCATGTGGGAACCAGTGTTAAGAGTAGCTTTAATTGTGGGAGTATTTTTACCTTTACTTGAAGCAGGAATGCAAATGGTAAAAAAACAAAAAGATTCTGTAAGTGCAGGAACCTGTATTTTTGCTTGTGCTTTTGTAAATCCTGTTTTTGGATGGGCCTTGGCAATGTTGTTAGACAATATGGGATTGATAGGGGATAGAGAAAGAGCAAAAGGAATGTCTTGGAAAGAAAAACTTGTAATACCTGGGGTGATGTTTGTTGTTTGTGTAGTATCGTTAGCTTTAGCTGGGCAATTACCTGGAATTCCTAGGTTGTTATAA
- a CDS encoding DUF1573 domain-containing protein — translation MKKLAFIICMALAPMLTFAQQATASTDNTLKPIIKFEKEVIDYGTIAHNADGVRYFNFKNVGSAPLIIKSVKGSCGCTVPTKPEEPIMPGKSGQIKVKYATDRVGRFTKTVTIISNATEHPKVVRIKGEVLKD, via the coding sequence ATGAAGAAATTAGCTTTTATCATCTGTATGGCCTTAGCTCCAATGTTAACATTTGCACAACAAGCAACTGCTAGTACAGATAACACTTTAAAACCTATTATTAAATTTGAAAAAGAAGTAATAGACTACGGAACCATTGCTCATAATGCTGATGGTGTACGTTATTTTAATTTTAAAAATGTAGGAAGCGCTCCTTTAATTATAAAAAGCGTAAAAGGAAGCTGTGGATGTACAGTACCTACTAAGCCAGAAGAACCAATTATGCCAGGAAAATCTGGACAAATTAAAGTAAAATATGCTACAGATCGTGTAGGTAGATTTACCAAAACAGTTACTATAATTTCTAACGCCACGGAACATCCTAAAGTAGTTAGAATTAAGGGAGAAGTATTAAAAGATTAA
- a CDS encoding valine--tRNA ligase — protein MSIPNTYNATAVEEKWYDYWMKNNYFHSTPNDKKPYTIVIPPPNVTGVLHMGHMLNNTIQDVLIRRARLRGYNACWVPGTDHASIATEAKVVAKLKSEGINKEDLTRDEFLKHAWEWTDKHGGIILDQLKKLGASCDWERTKFTMDADLSESVTKVFVDLYKKGDIYRGYRMVNWDPEAKTTLSDEEVIFEEKQGNFYHINYKIEGTDEVVTIATTRPETLLGDTAICINPNDERYTHLKGKKAIVPIANRVIPIIEDEYVDIEFGTGCLKITPAHDQNDKVLGEKHNLEVIDILNDDATLNENGLHYNGKDRFVVRKEITKELEEIGALVKVEQHMHKVGTSERTKAVIEPKISAQWFLRMEEIVKPALDAVLKDEDIKLYPKRYNNTYRHWLENIRDWNISRQLWWGHQIPAFFYGDGVEDFVVATSVEEALPLAIEKTGNTALTVANLKQDEDALDTWFSSWLWPISVFDGINNPDNEEINYYYPTNDLVTGPDIIFFWVARMVFAGYEFRNDKPFSNVYFTGIVRDKQRRKMSKSLGNSPDPIELMKQYGADGVRVGLLLSAAAGNDLMFDEDLCAQGRNFANKIWNAFKLIKGWEVSETEAQPEASKIAIDWYKAKFQKTLAEIDANFEVYRLSDSLMSIYKLVWEDFCAWFLEMIKPAFGSPMNAVTFKEVIGILEDNLKILHPFMPHLTEEVWQLISDRTPEEALIIAEYPKATEYNKDIIANFEIASEVISGIRTIRKDKNISFKETIDLSVLNNDNTSKDFDAVIVKMGNLAELSYVDAAVDGALSFRVKSNEYFVPMAGAIDIEAEVAKLNEELKYTEGFLKSVQKKLSNERFVSNAPEQVIASERKKESDALSKIETIKASLASLV, from the coding sequence ATGAGTATTCCTAATACATATAATGCTACTGCGGTAGAAGAAAAATGGTACGATTACTGGATGAAAAACAACTACTTTCATTCAACACCTAACGACAAAAAACCTTATACAATTGTAATTCCTCCGCCAAATGTTACAGGAGTGTTACACATGGGACACATGCTTAACAATACTATTCAAGATGTATTGATTCGTAGAGCTCGTTTAAGAGGTTACAACGCTTGTTGGGTACCCGGTACAGACCATGCTTCTATTGCTACAGAAGCTAAAGTGGTTGCTAAGTTAAAATCTGAAGGAATTAACAAAGAGGATTTAACTCGTGATGAGTTCTTGAAACACGCTTGGGAGTGGACAGATAAACATGGGGGAATTATTTTAGATCAGCTTAAAAAATTAGGTGCTTCTTGCGATTGGGAACGTACAAAGTTTACTATGGATGCAGATTTAAGTGAATCTGTAACCAAAGTTTTTGTTGATTTATACAAAAAAGGAGATATCTATAGAGGGTATCGTATGGTAAACTGGGATCCAGAAGCAAAAACTACTTTATCTGATGAAGAAGTGATTTTTGAAGAAAAACAAGGAAACTTTTACCACATCAATTATAAAATAGAAGGAACTGATGAAGTAGTAACTATTGCTACCACTCGTCCAGAAACATTGTTAGGAGATACTGCTATTTGTATCAATCCTAACGATGAAAGATACACACATCTTAAAGGAAAAAAAGCTATTGTACCTATTGCCAATAGAGTAATTCCTATCATAGAAGATGAATATGTAGATATTGAGTTTGGAACAGGTTGTTTAAAAATAACCCCTGCACACGATCAAAATGATAAAGTTTTAGGAGAAAAGCACAACCTAGAGGTTATTGATATTTTAAATGATGATGCTACTTTAAATGAAAACGGATTGCATTACAATGGTAAAGATCGTTTTGTAGTTCGTAAAGAAATTACTAAAGAGTTAGAAGAAATTGGAGCTTTGGTAAAAGTAGAGCAACACATGCACAAAGTTGGAACTTCTGAAAGAACCAAAGCGGTAATTGAACCTAAAATTTCTGCTCAGTGGTTTTTACGTATGGAAGAAATCGTAAAACCAGCTTTAGATGCGGTGTTAAAAGATGAAGATATTAAATTATACCCTAAACGTTACAACAACACGTATCGTCATTGGTTAGAAAATATTCGCGATTGGAATATTTCTCGTCAATTGTGGTGGGGACATCAAATTCCTGCTTTTTTCTATGGTGATGGAGTAGAAGATTTTGTAGTGGCAACTTCAGTAGAAGAAGCATTGCCATTGGCAATAGAAAAAACTGGAAACACTGCTTTAACAGTTGCCAACTTAAAACAAGATGAAGATGCTTTAGATACTTGGTTTTCTTCTTGGTTATGGCCAATTTCTGTTTTTGATGGAATTAACAATCCTGATAACGAAGAAATTAATTACTATTACCCAACCAACGATTTGGTTACAGGTCCAGATATTATTTTCTTTTGGGTAGCTAGAATGGTGTTTGCAGGGTATGAATTTAGAAATGATAAACCATTTAGCAACGTATATTTTACAGGAATTGTTCGTGATAAGCAAAGACGTAAAATGTCTAAATCTTTAGGGAACTCTCCAGATCCAATTGAGTTGATGAAACAATACGGAGCAGATGGTGTTCGTGTAGGATTATTATTATCTGCTGCAGCAGGTAACGACTTAATGTTTGATGAAGATTTATGTGCACAAGGGCGTAATTTTGCTAATAAAATATGGAATGCCTTTAAATTGATTAAAGGTTGGGAAGTTTCAGAAACAGAAGCACAACCAGAAGCTTCTAAAATAGCGATTGATTGGTACAAAGCTAAATTCCAAAAAACATTAGCAGAAATAGATGCTAATTTTGAAGTATACAGATTGAGTGACTCTTTGATGAGTATTTATAAATTGGTTTGGGAAGATTTCTGTGCTTGGTTCTTAGAAATGATTAAACCAGCCTTTGGTTCTCCAATGAATGCTGTTACTTTTAAAGAAGTAATAGGGATCTTAGAAGATAATTTAAAGATTTTACATCCTTTTATGCCTCACTTAACAGAAGAAGTTTGGCAGTTAATTTCTGATAGAACTCCAGAAGAAGCTTTAATTATTGCAGAATATCCTAAAGCTACAGAGTATAACAAAGACATCATTGCTAATTTTGAAATTGCATCAGAAGTAATTTCAGGAATTAGAACCATTAGAAAAGACAAAAATATTTCATTTAAAGAAACGATTGATTTGTCTGTTTTAAATAATGATAACACTTCTAAAGACTTTGATGCTGTTATTGTTAAAATGGGGAATTTAGCTGAGTTATCTTATGTAGATGCTGCTGTAGATGGAGCATTGAGTTTCCGTGTGAAATCTAATGAATACTTTGTGCCAATGGCAGGAGCTATTGATATTGAAGCAGAAGTAGCCAAGTTAAACGAAGAATTAAAGTATACAGAAGGTTTCTTAAAATCTGTTCAAAAGAAATTATCTAACGAGCGTTTTGTAAGCAATGCTCCAGAGCAAGTTATTGCTAGTGAACGTAAAAAAGAATCGGATGCTTTATCTAAAATAGAAACCATAAAAGCTAGTTTGGCTTCATTGGTATAA